One genomic segment of Gymnogyps californianus isolate 813 chromosome 8, ASM1813914v2, whole genome shotgun sequence includes these proteins:
- the MTF2 gene encoding metal-response element-binding transcription factor 2 isoform X1, with translation MRDSTAVGNSLVHKRSPLRRSHKTSASLTKLSLRDGQKAKKPLCKFEEGQDVLARWSDGLFYLGTIKKINKLKQNCFIIFEDSSKSWVLWKDIQTGATESGEMVCTICQEEYSEAPNEMVICDKCGQGYHQLCHTPNIDSSVIDSDDKWLCRQCVFATTTKRGGALKKGPNAKALQVMKQTLPYNATDLEWDAGHKTNVQQCYCYCGGPGDWYLKMLQCCKCKQWFHEACVQCLQKPMLFGDRFYTFICSVCSSGPEYLKRLPLRWVDIAHLCLYNLSVIHKKKYFDSELELMAYINENWDRLHPGELADTPKSERYEHVLEALNDYKTMFMSGKEIKKKKHLFGLRIRVPPVPPNAALKAEKEPEGTSHEFKIKGRKSSKPIPDVRELSNGIERKGKKKSVGRPPGPYTRKMIHKTPESPPLDNEPVPVIENPALELPCTVGKSDGTAHSSNTSDVESTGAASMKETTSSSISRHYSLSDSRKRTRTGRTWPAAIPHLRRRGRFPRKALQTQNSEIVKDDESKEDYQYDELNTEILNNLADQELQLNHLKNSITSYFGAAGRIACGEKYRVLARRVTLDGKVQYLVEWEGATAS, from the exons AGACTCTACAGCGGTGGGTAATTCACTGGTCCATAAGCGGTCTCCTTTACGTCGAAGCCATAAGACCTCAGCATCTCTGACCAAGCTGTCGTTACGTGATGGACAGAAAGCCAAAAAGCCACTGTGTAAATTTGAAGAGGGTCAGGATGTCCTAGCTAGATGGTCAGATGGCTTGTTTTATCTTGGAACTATCAAAAAG ataaacaaactgaaacagaactgCTTCATTATATTTGAAGACAGTTCCAAATCCTGGGTTCTCTGGAAGGACATACAAACAG GAGCCACTGAAAGTGGGGAAATGGTCTGTACAATATGTCAGGAAGAGTATTCAGAAGCACCGAATGAAATGGTTATATGTGATAAATGTGGGCAAG GCTATCATCAGCTGTGTCACACACCAAATATTGATTCCAGTGTGATTGATTCAGATGATAAATGGCTCTGTCGACAGTGTGTTtttgcaacaacaacaaag AGAGGTGGTGCGCTTAAGAAAGGACCAAATGCCAAAGCACTGCAAGTCATGAAACAAACATTACCATATAACGCAACAGACCTTGAGTGGGATGCAGGTCATAAAACCAATGTCCAGCAGTGTTACTGCTATTGTGGAGGACCTGGAGA CTGGTATCTAAAGATGTTGCAGTGCTGCAAATGTAAGCAGTGGTTTCATGAGGCTTGCGTGCAGTGCCTCCAAAAGCCAATGCTTTTTGGTGACAG gTTTTATACGTTCATTTGCTCAGTTTGCAGTTCTGGACCAGAATACCTCAAACGTTTACCCTTGAGATG GGTAGATATAGCACATCTATGCCTTTACAACCTAAGTGTTATTcataagaagaaatactttgatTCGGAACTTGAACTCATGGCCTACATTAATGAAAACTGGGATAGATTGCATCCTGGTGAG CTGGCAGATACACCAAAATCTGAAAGATATGAGCATGTACTGGAGGCATTAAATGATTACAAGACCAT gtttatgtctggaaaagaaataaagaaaaagaagcatttgtttGGCTTGAGAATTCGTGTTCCTCCTGTGCCACCAAATGCTGCTTTAAAGGCTGAGAAAGAACCAGAAGGAACTTCTCATGAGTTCAAAATTAAAGGCAGAAAATCATCTAAACCAATCCCTGATGTGAG GGAATTAAGCAATGGTatagaaagaaaggggaaaaaaaaatcagtaggtCGTCCACCTGGTCCCTATACAAGAAAAATGATTCACAAAACTCCAGAGTCGCCTCCTCTG gataATGAACCAGTTCCAGTGATAGAGAACCCGGCCTTGGAATTACCCTGCACTGTtgg GAAATCTGATGGAACTGCGCATTCATCCAATACCTCAGATGTGGAATCCACAGGTGCTGCCAGTATGAAAGAAACTACCTCATCTAGCATTTCCAGACATTATAG tttATCTGACTCAAGAAAAAGGACTCGTACAGGAAGAACTTGGCCTGCTGCAATACCACATTTGAGAAGAAGAGGTCGCTTTCCACGAAAAGCACTCCAGACTCAGAATTCAGAAATTGTAAAAGATGACGAGAGCAAGGAAGATTACCAGTATGATGAACTCAATACAGAGATACTTAACAACTTAGCAGATCAGGAGTTACAGCTCAATCATCTAAAGAACTCGATTACTAGTTATTTTGGTGCAGCAGGTAGAATAGCTTGTGGGGAAAAATACCGTGTTTTGGCTCGTCGGGTGACACTTGATGGAAAGGTGCAGTATCTTGTGGAGTGGGAAGGAGCAACTGCATCCTGA
- the MTF2 gene encoding metal-response element-binding transcription factor 2 isoform X2 has translation MTWKETKDWKILGATESGEMVCTICQEEYSEAPNEMVICDKCGQGYHQLCHTPNIDSSVIDSDDKWLCRQCVFATTTKRGGALKKGPNAKALQVMKQTLPYNATDLEWDAGHKTNVQQCYCYCGGPGDWYLKMLQCCKCKQWFHEACVQCLQKPMLFGDRFYTFICSVCSSGPEYLKRLPLRWVDIAHLCLYNLSVIHKKKYFDSELELMAYINENWDRLHPGELADTPKSERYEHVLEALNDYKTMFMSGKEIKKKKHLFGLRIRVPPVPPNAALKAEKEPEGTSHEFKIKGRKSSKPIPDVRELSNGIERKGKKKSVGRPPGPYTRKMIHKTPESPPLDNEPVPVIENPALELPCTVGKSDGTAHSSNTSDVESTGAASMKETTSSSISRHYSLSDSRKRTRTGRTWPAAIPHLRRRGRFPRKALQTQNSEIVKDDESKEDYQYDELNTEILNNLADQELQLNHLKNSITSYFGAAGRIACGEKYRVLARRVTLDGKVQYLVEWEGATAS, from the exons ATGACGTGGAAAGAAACCAAAGACTGGAAAATCCTAG GAGCCACTGAAAGTGGGGAAATGGTCTGTACAATATGTCAGGAAGAGTATTCAGAAGCACCGAATGAAATGGTTATATGTGATAAATGTGGGCAAG GCTATCATCAGCTGTGTCACACACCAAATATTGATTCCAGTGTGATTGATTCAGATGATAAATGGCTCTGTCGACAGTGTGTTtttgcaacaacaacaaag AGAGGTGGTGCGCTTAAGAAAGGACCAAATGCCAAAGCACTGCAAGTCATGAAACAAACATTACCATATAACGCAACAGACCTTGAGTGGGATGCAGGTCATAAAACCAATGTCCAGCAGTGTTACTGCTATTGTGGAGGACCTGGAGA CTGGTATCTAAAGATGTTGCAGTGCTGCAAATGTAAGCAGTGGTTTCATGAGGCTTGCGTGCAGTGCCTCCAAAAGCCAATGCTTTTTGGTGACAG gTTTTATACGTTCATTTGCTCAGTTTGCAGTTCTGGACCAGAATACCTCAAACGTTTACCCTTGAGATG GGTAGATATAGCACATCTATGCCTTTACAACCTAAGTGTTATTcataagaagaaatactttgatTCGGAACTTGAACTCATGGCCTACATTAATGAAAACTGGGATAGATTGCATCCTGGTGAG CTGGCAGATACACCAAAATCTGAAAGATATGAGCATGTACTGGAGGCATTAAATGATTACAAGACCAT gtttatgtctggaaaagaaataaagaaaaagaagcatttgtttGGCTTGAGAATTCGTGTTCCTCCTGTGCCACCAAATGCTGCTTTAAAGGCTGAGAAAGAACCAGAAGGAACTTCTCATGAGTTCAAAATTAAAGGCAGAAAATCATCTAAACCAATCCCTGATGTGAG GGAATTAAGCAATGGTatagaaagaaaggggaaaaaaaaatcagtaggtCGTCCACCTGGTCCCTATACAAGAAAAATGATTCACAAAACTCCAGAGTCGCCTCCTCTG gataATGAACCAGTTCCAGTGATAGAGAACCCGGCCTTGGAATTACCCTGCACTGTtgg GAAATCTGATGGAACTGCGCATTCATCCAATACCTCAGATGTGGAATCCACAGGTGCTGCCAGTATGAAAGAAACTACCTCATCTAGCATTTCCAGACATTATAG tttATCTGACTCAAGAAAAAGGACTCGTACAGGAAGAACTTGGCCTGCTGCAATACCACATTTGAGAAGAAGAGGTCGCTTTCCACGAAAAGCACTCCAGACTCAGAATTCAGAAATTGTAAAAGATGACGAGAGCAAGGAAGATTACCAGTATGATGAACTCAATACAGAGATACTTAACAACTTAGCAGATCAGGAGTTACAGCTCAATCATCTAAAGAACTCGATTACTAGTTATTTTGGTGCAGCAGGTAGAATAGCTTGTGGGGAAAAATACCGTGTTTTGGCTCGTCGGGTGACACTTGATGGAAAGGTGCAGTATCTTGTGGAGTGGGAAGGAGCAACTGCATCCTGA